The nucleotide window ACCAACCATCGTATGTTTGGGGTACTCGATTCCGACCTCGTTGGGCTACCGCCAGCCTTCGCAGCGAGGGTGTTTTTGCATCGCCGAGGCTGGACAACGCATCAAGCGTCCATCGGCTCCGGTCGATCGTTCGTGGCGATTGCTGAGCGCGGAGCCGATCGTATTCGCTGCGAAGCTGATGAATCCTCAGCAGCCTGGTGGCAGGTGCTTAGAACGGCAGAGCCCGAACAGACAGGCCGACTCACGCGCTGAATCGATGATCGTTTTCAGGTAAACAGGATGCGAAGGGCATCAATATCCGGTCGTCGACCCCTGTTTCAAATCACCTGACACAATCGGTTCTAGCCCAAGTCGTTGTCGACAATCGTCGAGAATCTCGGCAGTCCGACTGGCACCTACTCGAGTTACGCCAATCGACCTGACATCAAGGAGGGTGTCGAGATCACGCACTCCGCCGGCAGCCTTGACCTGGACATGAGCCGGCGAATGTGCCCGCATAAGTTGCAAATCCTCACGGGTTGCGCCTCCAGTACCATATCCGGTTGAGGTTTTGACCCAGTCGACGTCGAGCGAACCACAAATTTCACAGAGACGAATCTTGTGGTCATCGGTCAGGTAGCAATTTTCGAAGATAACCTTGACCTTACGCCCTTCTGCGTGAGCGACGTCAATAACTGCACGAATGTCCTCTCGGACGTCATCCCATGCGTTGCTCAAGACCTTGGAAATGTTCACCACCATATCCAGTTCCTGGCATCCATCCGCGATGGCTCGAATGGCTTCTGCCTGCTTGATGGCGGTGGTATGACCTCCGTGGGGAAATCCGATGGTGGTGCTTGGCTGAACAGTACTTCCTGAAAGCAGTTCGGTACATCGGGCCATGGCGTAGGGCATGATGCAGACGCTTGCCACATCGTAGGCCACCGCCAGACGACATCCTCGCTCAAGGTCGGTGAGGGTTAGCGTGGGATTGAGCAACGAGTGATCAATCATCTTGGAGATGTCGCCGTAAGACGCATCCATCGCGGGGTTCCTGGAACGGGCCGATGGGACATGCGAAGTCAGGTCAATGTCGGAACTTGGCCCTCGTCTCGTTGGTTCGGCCCGACAACTCAGTATGAAAGATGTGGAACTTCTCCACCGGGTTCCTTGGTGGAGTTTCACTTCCGAGTCGGGAAGAGCAAATACGAGGGATGATCGCTTCGATTGGTGCGAGTTGCATCGAATTACTATCTTACAAAAAAAGCCTCGGGTTGACCCGAGGCTTTGCGTTTCAAGCGAGGATGACGGGGCTCGAACCCGCAACCTCCGGCGTGACAGGCCGGTGCTCTAACCAATTGAGCTACATCCCCTCAACCGGACGAGCATTATGCTACCGGAAGACCCGAAGGCCGTCAAGTGTCAGGTCCCTTGTCCAGGAAGACCGGACAAGAGTAAGGTGATTCATCAGTTGAGGATCGAACGCTCGCGCTCCAACACAAAGCTCGGAATTCGGTCGGGTTCGTAGGTGGGTGAGGAGAGTTGTCGTGCAGATTCGTAAGGCGGTGATTACAGCAGCTGGGCGAGGGGCCAGGCAATATCCTGCATCCGACACCGTTCAGAAAGCGATGCTGCCCCTGGTTGATCGAGATGGTCTGACCAAGCCGCTCCTACAAATCATCGCTGAGGAGGCGCTCGACAGTGGTATTGAGGAAATCTGCGTCGTTTCAGCTCCCGGCGACGAAGCACGTTACCGATCGCAATTTCACTCCATTACTGAGCATCTTCGCTCAGCGTTTCGGGGGGTTCCTTGGGCCGAAGAACAGATTCGAAAGGTCGGAGAACTCGATTCCCGGATCCGGTTTGTTGAGCAACATGAGCCCGAAGGATATGGCCATGCGGTCTGGTGCGCCCGAACGTTTATCGGCGACCATCCCTTCCTCTTACTCTTGGGCGACCATCTTTACATTTCCCGAGAAAGTCGTCGGTGTGCCCGCCAGTTGATCGAGCTTGCGTCGTCTGAGTCGTGTGCGGTTTCTGCAGTCCAGGCAACTCGTGAGCACTTGATCCATCAGTATGGCACCCTGACCGGCCGACGCTTACATGACCGAACCGATGCCTACCAGATTGACGAGATTGTGGAAAAGCCCAACCCTACCCTTGCCGAGCTTCGTCTCCAGGTACCAGGGCTTCGGGCTGGCCATTACCTTTGTTTCTTCGGAATGCACGTGCTGACGCCGACCATACTCGAACTCCTCGACGACCTCGTGCATCGGGACGAACGTGATGGGGATCAGATTCAGCTGACCTCAGCCTTGAATAGCCTGGCTAATCGCGAAAAATATCTGGCTCTCGAAACGCTGGGTTCCAGACACAACCTTGGGATGAAGTTCGGGTATGTCGAGGCTCAGATCGCACTGGCGTTGAGCGGGGCCGACCGGGATCGCTTGCTGACGATGCTCGTCGAATCGGTTGCCCGAGAGCAGACAACCGATCTTCGATCCTCGTAAATCGAATTCGTTCAGGCGATGATTTCGCCTGTTTCTGCGCGTGGAATTCTCAACTGTCTGATTCCTCGAAGATCATCGAGGATTCACGATTTTCATGCATTCTTTCTTTTTGATTGACGAACCGGACCTTCTCTCATGGCTGACGCGAAATCCTTGATCGAGACAATCACCTCGACCGATCCGGAGCTTCGCGATCGTTCACTCCAGTCCCTGATCACGGGGGATTCGACCGTTCAGATCCTCTCCCATTGCGAGGAACTGGAACGCTTCCGCAGGCGATCGACAAATCTCTACGAACGGGTCCGAGCGTCCTTGTTCCTGCATACCCTCTACCGTTACATATTGCAGGAGGCATCTGACCTTCCCTCGACCGGTTGGATTCCGGTGGAGGGCGTCGACGACTTGATGCAGCGCCGCTTCGAGCAAGCGATTTCGT belongs to Tautonia rosea and includes:
- the deoC gene encoding deoxyribose-phosphate aldolase, coding for MDASYGDISKMIDHSLLNPTLTLTDLERGCRLAVAYDVASVCIMPYAMARCTELLSGSTVQPSTTIGFPHGGHTTAIKQAEAIRAIADGCQELDMVVNISKVLSNAWDDVREDIRAVIDVAHAEGRKVKVIFENCYLTDDHKIRLCEICGSLDVDWVKTSTGYGTGGATREDLQLMRAHSPAHVQVKAAGGVRDLDTLLDVRSIGVTRVGASRTAEILDDCRQRLGLEPIVSGDLKQGSTTGY
- a CDS encoding UTP--glucose-1-phosphate uridylyltransferase; the encoded protein is MQIRKAVITAAGRGARQYPASDTVQKAMLPLVDRDGLTKPLLQIIAEEALDSGIEEICVVSAPGDEARYRSQFHSITEHLRSAFRGVPWAEEQIRKVGELDSRIRFVEQHEPEGYGHAVWCARTFIGDHPFLLLLGDHLYISRESRRCARQLIELASSESCAVSAVQATREHLIHQYGTLTGRRLHDRTDAYQIDEIVEKPNPTLAELRLQVPGLRAGHYLCFFGMHVLTPTILELLDDLVHRDERDGDQIQLTSALNSLANREKYLALETLGSRHNLGMKFGYVEAQIALALSGADRDRLLTMLVESVAREQTTDLRSS